In Pseudomonas poae, a single genomic region encodes these proteins:
- the aceE gene encoding pyruvate dehydrogenase (acetyl-transferring), homodimeric type, giving the protein MQDLDPVETQEWLDALESVLDKEGEDRAHYLMTRMGELATRSGSQLPYAITTPYRNTIPVTHEARMPGDLFMERRIRSLVRWNAMAMVMRTNLKDSDLGGHISSFASSATLYDIGFNYFFQAPTDEHGGDLIYFQGHTSPGVYARAFMEGRISEEQMNNFRQEVDGQGLSSYPHPWLMPDFWQFPTVSMGLGPIQAIYQARFMKYLEARGFIPEGKQKVWCFLGDGECDEPESLGAISLAGREKLDNLIFVINCNLQRLDGPVRGNGKIIQELEGVFRGAQWNVTKVIWGRFWDPLLAKDVDGILQRRMDEVIDGEYQNYKAKDGAFVREHFFNTPELKAMVADLSDDEIWKLNRGGHDPYKVYAAYHEAVNHKEQPTVILAKTIKGYGTGAGEAKNTAHNTKKVDVDSLKLFRDRFDIPVKDEELEDLPFFKPEPNSAEARYLSERRTALGGFVPQRRANSFAVPTPDLSTLKAILDGSGDREISTTMAFVRILAQLVKDKDIGPRIVPIIPDEARTFGMEGMFRQLGIYSSVGQLYEPVDKDQVMFYKEDKKGQILEEGINEAGAMSSFIAAGTSYSSHNQPMLPFYIFYSMFGFQRIGDLAWAAGDSRTRGFLIGGTAGRTTLNGEGLQHEDGHSHILAATIPNCRTFDPTYGYELAVIIQDGMKKMTEEQQDVFYYITVMNESYQQPAMPAGVEEGIIKGMYLLEEDTKEAAHHVQLMGSGTILREVREAAKILREEFNVGADVWSVTSFNELRRDGLAVERSNRLKPGQKPAKSYVEECLAGRKGPVIASTDYMKLFAEQIRQWVPSKEFKVLGTDGFGRSDSRKKLRHFFEVDRHFVVLAALEALADRGEIEPKVVADAIVKFGINPEKRNPLDC; this is encoded by the coding sequence ATGCAAGACCTCGATCCCGTCGAAACCCAGGAATGGCTGGACGCCCTGGAATCGGTTCTCGACAAAGAAGGCGAAGACCGTGCTCACTACCTGATGACCCGTATGGGTGAACTCGCAACCCGCAGCGGTTCGCAACTGCCCTACGCCATCACCACGCCATACCGCAACACCATCCCCGTTACCCACGAAGCACGCATGCCTGGCGACCTGTTCATGGAACGCCGCATTCGCTCGCTGGTACGTTGGAACGCCATGGCGATGGTAATGCGCACGAACTTGAAAGATTCGGACCTGGGCGGTCACATCTCCAGCTTCGCATCCAGCGCAACCCTGTATGACATCGGCTTCAACTACTTCTTCCAGGCCCCGACCGACGAACACGGCGGCGACCTGATCTACTTCCAGGGTCACACCTCGCCAGGCGTCTACGCCCGTGCGTTCATGGAAGGCCGCATCAGCGAAGAACAAATGAACAACTTCCGCCAGGAAGTCGACGGTCAGGGCCTGTCGTCCTACCCGCACCCTTGGCTGATGCCTGACTTCTGGCAGTTCCCGACCGTTTCCATGGGTCTGGGCCCGATCCAGGCGATCTACCAGGCACGCTTCATGAAGTACCTGGAAGCGCGTGGCTTCATCCCTGAAGGCAAGCAGAAAGTCTGGTGCTTCCTGGGCGACGGCGAGTGTGACGAGCCGGAATCCCTGGGCGCCATTTCCCTGGCTGGCCGCGAGAAGCTGGACAACCTGATCTTCGTCATCAACTGCAACCTGCAGCGCCTCGACGGCCCGGTTCGCGGCAACGGCAAGATCATCCAGGAACTCGAAGGCGTGTTCCGCGGTGCTCAGTGGAACGTGACCAAAGTCATCTGGGGCCGTTTCTGGGACCCACTGCTGGCCAAGGACGTCGACGGTATCCTGCAACGTCGCATGGACGAAGTCATCGACGGCGAGTACCAGAACTACAAAGCCAAAGACGGCGCGTTCGTACGTGAACACTTCTTCAACACGCCTGAACTCAAGGCGATGGTTGCAGACCTGTCCGACGACGAGATCTGGAAACTCAACCGTGGCGGCCACGACCCGTACAAGGTCTACGCGGCGTACCACGAAGCGGTCAACCACAAAGAACAACCGACCGTAATCCTGGCCAAGACCATCAAGGGTTATGGCACCGGTGCCGGCGAAGCGAAGAACACTGCGCACAACACCAAGAAAGTCGATGTCGACAGCCTGAAGTTGTTCCGCGACCGCTTCGACATCCCGGTCAAGGACGAAGAGCTGGAAGACCTGCCGTTCTTCAAGCCAGAGCCAAACAGCGCCGAAGCCCGCTACCTCAGCGAGCGTCGCACTGCACTGGGCGGTTTCGTGCCACAGCGCCGCGCCAACAGCTTTGCCGTACCGACCCCGGACCTGAGCACGCTCAAGGCAATCCTGGACGGTTCGGGCGACCGTGAAATCTCCACCACCATGGCTTTCGTGCGCATCCTGGCGCAGCTGGTCAAGGACAAGGACATCGGCCCGCGCATCGTCCCGATCATCCCGGACGAAGCCCGTACCTTCGGTATGGAAGGCATGTTCCGTCAGTTGGGCATCTACTCCTCCGTCGGCCAGCTCTACGAGCCAGTCGATAAAGACCAGGTGATGTTCTACAAGGAAGACAAGAAGGGCCAGATCCTCGAAGAAGGCATCAACGAAGCGGGCGCCATGAGCTCCTTCATCGCTGCCGGTACTTCGTACTCCAGCCACAACCAGCCGATGCTGCCGTTCTACATCTTCTACTCGATGTTCGGCTTCCAGCGTATTGGCGACCTGGCTTGGGCAGCAGGCGACAGCCGTACCCGTGGCTTCCTGATCGGCGGTACCGCTGGTCGTACCACGCTGAACGGCGAAGGCCTGCAACACGAAGACGGTCACAGCCACATCCTGGCTGCCACCATCCCGAACTGCCGCACCTTTGATCCAACCTACGGCTATGAGCTGGCGGTGATCATCCAGGACGGCATGAAGAAGATGACCGAAGAGCAGCAGGACGTTTTCTACTACATCACCGTGATGAACGAGTCCTACCAGCAGCCAGCCATGCCGGCCGGTGTGGAAGAAGGCATCATCAAGGGCATGTACCTGCTCGAAGAAGACACCAAGGAAGCAGCGCACCACGTACAGCTGATGGGCTCCGGCACCATCCTGCGCGAAGTGCGTGAAGCGGCGAAGATCCTGCGTGAAGAGTTCAACGTCGGCGCCGACGTGTGGAGCGTCACCAGCTTCAACGAACTGCGTCGCGACGGCCTGGCCGTAGAGCGCAGCAACCGCCTCAAGCCTGGTCAGAAACCAGCGAAGAGCTACGTCGAAGAGTGCCTGGCCGGCCGTAAGGGTCCAGTCATTGCCTCTACCGACTACATGAAGCTGTTCGCCGAACAAATTCGCCAGTGGGTCCCGTCCAAGGAATTCAAAGTCCTGGGCACCGACGGTTTTGGCCGCAGTGACAGCCGCAAGAAGCTGCGTCACTTCTTCGAAGTCGACCGTCACTTCGTGGTGTTGGCAGCCCTGGAAGCCTTGGCTGACCGTGGTGAGATCGAACCTAAGGTGGTAGCAGACGCTATCGTCAAGTTCGGGATCAACCCGGAAAAACGCAACCCACTGGACTGCTGA
- the msrA gene encoding peptide-methionine (S)-S-oxide reductase MsrA, with translation MVLRSEILVNKNVPPTQEQALPGRETPMALPETHFVNGNPLLGPFLDDVGFAIFGLGCFWGAERKFWQRDGVVSTVVGYAGGFTPNPTYEEVCSGLTGHSEVVLVVYDQAKVKYEDLLKMFWELHNPTQGMRQGNDIGSQYRSVIYATTPEQLAAAQASADAYQGELTKAGLGTITTEIDQAPTVFFAEAYHQQYLAKNPQGYCGIGGTGVTCPI, from the coding sequence ATGGTCTTGCGCTCGGAAATTCTGGTGAACAAAAACGTGCCGCCTACTCAAGAACAAGCTTTGCCTGGCCGTGAAACCCCGATGGCGCTGCCGGAGACTCACTTCGTCAACGGCAACCCGCTGCTGGGCCCCTTCCTCGATGACGTCGGCTTTGCGATCTTTGGCCTGGGTTGCTTCTGGGGCGCCGAGCGCAAATTCTGGCAGCGTGATGGCGTGGTCAGCACCGTGGTCGGCTACGCCGGCGGCTTCACGCCGAACCCGACCTATGAAGAAGTCTGTTCGGGCCTGACCGGCCACAGCGAAGTGGTGCTGGTGGTGTACGACCAAGCCAAGGTGAAATACGAAGACCTGCTGAAAATGTTCTGGGAACTGCACAACCCAACCCAGGGCATGCGCCAGGGCAATGACATCGGCAGCCAGTACCGTTCGGTAATCTATGCAACCACGCCGGAGCAATTGGCCGCGGCGCAGGCCAGTGCCGATGCCTATCAGGGCGAGTTGACCAAGGCGGGCCTGGGCACGATCACAACGGAAATCGATCAAGCGCCAACGGTATTCTTCGCCGAGGCGTACCACCAGCAGTACCTGGCGAAGAATCCGCAGGGCTACTGCGGTATCGGCGGCACGGGCGTGACCTGCCCGATCTAA
- a CDS encoding 23S rRNA (adenine(2030)-N(6))-methyltransferase RlmJ, with translation MNYRHAFHAGNHADVFKHLTLTRLIALMSRKEQPFAYLDTHAGIGLYDLQGDQANRTGEYLEGIARLWGENDLPPLTADYMRVLHEMNPDGQLRYYPGSPELARRLTRPQDRVLLNEKHPEDGVLLKDNMKGDRRVKVHLGEGWHVPRALLPVPEKRALMLIDPPFEKLDEMQRCAASLKEAVSRMRQTVAAIWYPVKDQCMLRRFYQDLAGTGAPKLLRVELLVHPLDTPNTLTGSGLAIANPPWGLEEELRELLPWLSKKLGQTQGGWQMDWLIAE, from the coding sequence ATGAATTATCGTCACGCCTTTCACGCCGGCAACCACGCCGATGTCTTCAAACACCTGACCTTGACCCGCCTCATCGCCCTGATGTCGCGCAAGGAGCAGCCGTTCGCCTACCTCGACACCCACGCCGGTATCGGTCTGTACGACCTGCAGGGCGACCAGGCCAACCGCACCGGTGAATACCTGGAAGGCATCGCCCGCCTGTGGGGCGAGAACGACCTGCCGCCATTGACCGCCGACTACATGCGCGTGCTGCACGAGATGAACCCGGACGGCCAGTTGCGTTACTACCCTGGCTCGCCGGAGCTGGCGCGACGTCTCACGCGGCCTCAGGATCGTGTGCTGCTCAATGAAAAACACCCGGAAGACGGCGTGCTACTCAAGGACAACATGAAAGGTGATCGCCGCGTCAAAGTGCACCTGGGCGAAGGCTGGCATGTGCCGCGTGCCTTGCTGCCGGTGCCGGAGAAGCGCGCGCTGATGTTGATCGACCCGCCGTTCGAGAAGCTCGACGAGATGCAGCGCTGCGCCGCGTCCCTCAAAGAGGCTGTGAGCCGCATGCGTCAGACGGTCGCCGCCATCTGGTACCCGGTGAAGGACCAGTGCATGTTGCGCCGCTTCTACCAGGACTTGGCCGGCACCGGCGCGCCGAAGCTGTTGCGGGTGGAATTGCTGGTGCATCCGCTGGACACGCCGAACACATTGACCGGCTCGGGCCTGGCGATTGCCAACCCGCCATGGGGCCTGGAAGAGGAATTGCGTGAGCTGCTGCCGTGGTTGTCCAAGAAGCTTGGGCAAACCCAGGGTGGGTGGCAGATGGATTGGCTCATCGCCGAGTAA
- the waaF gene encoding lipopolysaccharide heptosyltransferase II has protein sequence MNILIVGPSWVGDMVMAQTLFQCLKQRHPDCQIDVLAPEWSRPILERMPQVRAALSFPLGHGALELATRRRIGKSLGGQYDQAILLPNSLKSALVPYFAGIPKRTGWRGEFRYVLLNDVRTLDKARYPLMIERFMALAYAPGAELPQPYPRPSLQIDPVSRDAALAKFGLTLDRPVLALCPGAEFGESKRWPSEHYAKVAEAKIREGWQVWLFGSKKDHPVGEDIRQRLIPGLREEAVNLSGDTSLAEAIDLLSCADSVVSNDSGLMHVAAALNRPLVAVYGSTSPGFTPPLADKVEVVRLGLECSPCFERTCRFGHYNCMRQLLPQPVNEALQRL, from the coding sequence ATGAATATTCTGATCGTTGGGCCCAGTTGGGTCGGTGACATGGTGATGGCGCAGACACTGTTCCAGTGCCTGAAACAGCGTCATCCCGACTGCCAGATCGACGTGCTCGCCCCTGAGTGGAGCCGCCCGATCCTTGAGCGTATGCCGCAAGTGCGCGCGGCCTTGAGCTTTCCGCTCGGCCACGGTGCCCTTGAGCTTGCTACGCGTCGTCGCATCGGCAAATCCCTGGGCGGCCAGTACGACCAAGCAATACTGCTGCCCAACTCGCTGAAATCCGCGCTGGTGCCGTACTTTGCCGGCATCCCCAAGCGCACCGGCTGGCGCGGCGAGTTTCGCTACGTGCTGCTTAACGATGTGCGCACGTTGGACAAGGCCCGCTACCCACTGATGATCGAGCGCTTCATGGCCCTGGCCTACGCGCCGGGGGCCGAGTTGCCGCAGCCGTACCCGCGCCCGAGTTTGCAGATCGACCCGGTGAGCCGCGACGCGGCGTTGGCCAAGTTCGGCCTGACCCTGGATCGTCCGGTATTGGCGCTGTGCCCGGGCGCCGAGTTTGGCGAGTCCAAACGCTGGCCGTCGGAGCATTACGCAAAAGTTGCCGAGGCCAAGATCCGCGAAGGTTGGCAGGTGTGGCTGTTCGGTTCGAAAAAAGACCACCCGGTCGGTGAAGACATTCGCCAGCGCCTGATCCCAGGCCTGCGCGAGGAAGCCGTCAACCTGAGTGGCGATACATCCCTCGCCGAAGCGATCGACCTGCTGTCCTGTGCCGATTCGGTGGTGTCCAACGATTCCGGCCTGATGCACGTAGCCGCTGCGCTGAACCGCCCTCTGGTGGCGGTGTATGGCTCTACTTCACCAGGCTTCACGCCGCCACTGGCCGACAAGGTTGAAGTGGTGCGCCTGGGGCTGGAGTGCAGCCCGTGTTTCGAGCGCACCTGCCGTTTCGGCCACTACAACTGCATGCGCCAGTTGCTGCCGCAGCCGGTGAACGAAGCCTTGCAGCGGTTGTAA
- the aceF gene encoding dihydrolipoyllysine-residue acetyltransferase — translation MSELIRVPDIGSGEGEVIELFVKVGDKVEADQSILTLESDKASMEIPAPKAGVVKSLKVKLGDRLKEGDELLELEIEGAADAAPAPAAAPAAAAAPAAAEKPAEAPAAPAAAPAAASVQDIHVPDIGSSGKAKIIELLVKVGDTVEADQSLITLESDKASMEIPSPAAGVVESIAVKLEDEVGTGDFILKLKVQAAAPAAAQAPAAAPAAKAEAAPAAAPAPAAKAEAAPAPAAAAPAPSGAKVHAGPAVRQLAREFGVELSAVAASGPHGRVLKEDVQVYVKNMMQKAKEAPAAGGATGGSGIPPIRTVDFSRFGETEEVPMTRLMQIGAAGLHASWLNIPHVTQFDQADITDLEAFRVAQKAVAEKAGVKLTVLPLLLKACAHLLKELPDFNSSLAPSGKAIIRKKYVNVGFAVDTPDGLLVPVIKNVDQKSLLQLAAEAAALAAKARDKKLTPDDMQGACFTISSLGHIGGTGFTPIVNAPEVAILGVSKATIQPVWDGKAFQPKLMLPLSLSYDHRVINGAAAARFTQRLSQLLNDIRTILL, via the coding sequence GTGAGCGAACTCATTCGCGTACCTGACATCGGCAGCGGTGAAGGTGAAGTAATCGAGCTGTTTGTGAAGGTCGGCGACAAAGTCGAAGCCGACCAGAGCATCCTGACCCTGGAATCGGACAAGGCGAGCATGGAAATTCCTGCTCCCAAGGCCGGCGTGGTCAAGAGCCTGAAAGTGAAGCTGGGCGACCGCCTGAAAGAAGGCGACGAACTGCTGGAACTGGAAATCGAAGGTGCCGCTGATGCGGCCCCTGCGCCAGCGGCTGCTCCGGCTGCCGCTGCTGCACCCGCTGCTGCCGAGAAGCCAGCCGAGGCCCCTGCGGCCCCGGCTGCTGCTCCTGCTGCGGCCTCTGTTCAGGACATTCACGTCCCGGACATCGGCTCGTCGGGCAAGGCCAAGATCATCGAGCTGCTGGTTAAAGTCGGCGACACCGTCGAAGCCGACCAGTCGCTGATCACCCTGGAGTCCGACAAGGCCTCCATGGAAATCCCTTCGCCGGCTGCCGGCGTGGTGGAAAGCATCGCGGTCAAGCTGGAAGACGAAGTCGGCACTGGCGATTTCATCCTCAAGCTGAAAGTACAAGCCGCTGCGCCTGCTGCTGCGCAAGCTCCGGCTGCTGCTCCGGCTGCCAAGGCTGAAGCTGCTCCTGCTGCCGCTCCTGCGCCTGCTGCTAAAGCTGAGGCCGCTCCGGCCCCTGCTGCTGCCGCACCAGCGCCAAGCGGTGCCAAGGTTCATGCCGGCCCTGCCGTGCGTCAGTTGGCCCGTGAGTTCGGCGTTGAGCTGAGCGCCGTCGCAGCCAGCGGTCCTCACGGCCGTGTGCTGAAGGAAGACGTGCAGGTTTACGTCAAGAACATGATGCAGAAGGCCAAGGAAGCTCCGGCTGCCGGCGGCGCTACCGGTGGTTCGGGCATTCCGCCGATCCGCACCGTGGACTTCAGCCGCTTCGGCGAGACCGAAGAAGTGCCGATGACCCGCCTGATGCAAATCGGCGCGGCAGGTCTGCACGCCAGCTGGCTGAACATCCCGCACGTGACCCAGTTCGACCAGGCCGACATCACCGACCTGGAAGCTTTCCGCGTTGCGCAGAAAGCCGTGGCCGAGAAAGCCGGCGTGAAACTGACCGTGCTGCCACTGCTGCTTAAAGCCTGTGCTCACCTGCTCAAGGAACTGCCGGACTTCAACAGTTCGCTGGCACCCAGCGGCAAGGCGATCATTCGCAAGAAGTACGTGAACGTCGGCTTCGCGGTAGACACCCCTGACGGCCTGCTGGTACCGGTCATCAAGAACGTCGACCAGAAGAGCCTGCTGCAACTGGCTGCCGAAGCCGCTGCGCTGGCTGCCAAGGCCCGCGACAAGAAGCTCACCCCGGACGACATGCAGGGCGCGTGCTTCACCATCTCCAGCCTCGGTCACATTGGCGGCACTGGCTTCACGCCAATCGTCAACGCGCCGGAAGTGGCGATCCTGGGTGTGTCCAAGGCCACTATCCAGCCAGTGTGGGACGGTAAAGCGTTCCAGCCGAAGCTGATGCTGCCGCTGTCGTTGTCCTACGATCACCGTGTGATCAACGGCGCTGCTGCTGCACGCTTCACGCAGCGTCTGAGCCAACTGCTGAACGACATCCGCACCATCTTGCTGTAG